In Bacteroidota bacterium, a single genomic region encodes these proteins:
- a CDS encoding OmpH family outer membrane protein — MKKVILAVGLLLATAQFSKAQKYAYIDSDYILANTPEYKSAQTQIDNLSIQWQKEVEAKYAEIDKLYKAFQAEEVLLTDEMKKKRENEIVAKEKEAKDLQKQHFGVDGDLFKKRQELVKPIQDKIYNAVKAIAEKGTYAVIFDKSSDLSMLYANPKYDKSDDVLDAMGLKKGYKAADAAKKPVKAPAPKPSTPATDKK, encoded by the coding sequence ATGAAAAAAGTAATTCTAGCAGTAGGCCTTTTATTGGCAACTGCGCAATTTAGCAAAGCACAGAAATACGCGTACATCGACAGTGATTATATTTTGGCCAATACGCCCGAATATAAATCCGCACAAACTCAAATAGACAATTTATCCATACAATGGCAAAAAGAAGTAGAAGCCAAGTATGCCGAAATTGACAAGCTTTACAAAGCATTTCAGGCAGAAGAAGTATTGCTTACAGATGAAATGAAAAAGAAGCGTGAAAACGAAATTGTAGCCAAAGAAAAGGAAGCAAAGGATTTGCAAAAACAGCATTTTGGAGTGGATGGCGATTTGTTTAAAAAGCGCCAAGAATTGGTTAAACCCATCCAAGATAAAATATACAACGCCGTAAAAGCAATTGCCGAAAAGGGAACTTATGCAGTTATTTTCGACAAATCGAGCGATTTAAGCATGTTGTATGCAAATCCTAAATACGATAAAAGCGATGATGTATTGGATGCAATGGGTTTGAAAAAGGGATATAAAGCAGCTGATGCAGCTAAAAAGCCGGTAAAAGCACCCGCTCCTAAACCCTCTACCCCGGCAACCGATAAAAAGTAA
- a CDS encoding OmpH family outer membrane protein produces the protein MKKIVKLAAVFLLIVATASTVSAQKVAHINLNDLLLLLPERKKAEADIQEYAKQLDGQLKTMSNEYDSKIADYQAKESMMTEPIKADKQKEIGDLEDRIKAFQQTAQESLQKKQNDLLEPMIATAKKAIEEVAKENGYKNCIDSSAGVLLYSDPADDILALVKKKLNLSDGASSPATDKKEETKTPEKKSGK, from the coding sequence ATGAAGAAAATTGTAAAATTAGCAGCTGTTTTTTTATTAATTGTAGCAACAGCAAGTACAGTAAGTGCACAAAAAGTAGCGCACATTAATTTGAATGATTTATTGTTGCTATTACCTGAGCGCAAAAAAGCAGAAGCTGATATTCAGGAATATGCAAAACAATTGGATGGCCAATTAAAAACCATGAGCAATGAATACGATTCAAAAATTGCGGATTATCAAGCAAAGGAATCCATGATGACCGAACCAATTAAAGCCGATAAACAAAAAGAAATTGGTGATTTGGAAGACCGCATTAAAGCCTTTCAACAAACCGCACAAGAAAGTCTTCAAAAGAAACAAAATGATTTGTTGGAGCCTATGATTGCTACTGCTAAAAAAGCAATTGAAGAAGTAGCCAAAGAGAACGGTTATAAAAATTGCATCGACAGCAGTGCCGGTGTACTTTTATACAGTGATCCTGCAGATGATATCTTGGCATTAGTTAAGAAAAAATTGAACCTAAGCGACGGTGCTTCATCACCGGCAACAGATAAAAAAGAGGAAACAAAAACTCCAGAAAAAAAATCAGGAAAATAG
- the murI gene encoding glutamate racemase: MKTNTKNPIGVFDSGYGGLTVLKEIVRQLPQYDYLYLGDNARAPYGTRSFETVYEYTLQCVKKLFELNCKLVILACNTASAKALRTIQQKDLAGLGSEKRVLGVIRPTTEIVGNYSKTGHVGVLGTSGTVTSNSYPIEIEKFFPQLAVSQEACPMWVPLVENNEFESAGADYFIEKHIRSILAKDNQIDTIILGCTHYPLLINKIKQHLPASITLLSQGEIVADGLADYLQRHPEMEILCSKGSSREFYTTDAPENFDAAASVFFGNEVKSKHIGT, encoded by the coding sequence TTGAAAACAAACACTAAAAACCCCATTGGAGTATTCGATTCTGGCTACGGTGGACTTACCGTTTTGAAAGAGATTGTGCGTCAACTCCCGCAATACGATTATCTGTATTTGGGTGATAACGCACGTGCACCTTATGGCACCCGTTCCTTTGAAACAGTGTATGAATACACTTTACAATGTGTAAAAAAATTATTTGAACTCAATTGTAAACTGGTTATACTTGCGTGCAACACAGCATCAGCAAAGGCTTTGCGCACTATACAACAAAAGGACTTAGCAGGCTTAGGTAGCGAAAAGCGCGTGCTTGGCGTGATTCGGCCTACTACCGAGATTGTTGGAAACTACAGCAAAACCGGCCATGTGGGAGTATTGGGAACAAGTGGTACGGTTACATCAAATTCCTATCCAATCGAAATTGAAAAATTCTTTCCTCAGTTGGCAGTTAGCCAGGAAGCTTGCCCCATGTGGGTCCCACTTGTCGAGAACAATGAATTTGAAAGTGCTGGCGCAGATTATTTTATTGAAAAACACATAAGAAGCATTTTGGCAAAGGATAATCAAATTGATACTATCATTTTAGGCTGTACACATTATCCACTACTCATTAATAAAATAAAACAACATTTGCCCGCCTCCATAACATTACTCTCTCAAGGCGAAATTGTAGCCGATGGATTAGCCGACTATTTGCAGCGCCATCCCGAAATGGAAATCCTGTGCAGCAAAGGCTCCAGCCGCGAATTCTACACCACCGATGCCCCCGAAAATTTTGATGCCGCAGCCAGTGTATTTTTTGGAAATGAAGTAAAATCAAAACACATAGGCACATAG
- a CDS encoding GxxExxY protein: MTKQQLDELTYTVLGAAMEVHKELGPGLLESVYHKCLKHELRSRRLEFTSELAIPINYRGIELSADLRCDFLVEDVLVVEIKAAEAMAPIHEAQLLTYMKLLEKPKGLLVNFNCVNIFKEGQKTLVNAHFRTLPPH; encoded by the coding sequence ATGACAAAACAACAATTAGATGAACTTACATACACTGTTTTAGGAGCAGCTATGGAGGTGCACAAAGAACTTGGTCCAGGTTTACTTGAAAGCGTTTATCACAAATGTTTAAAGCATGAATTAAGATCCAGAAGGTTAGAATTTACTTCCGAACTAGCAATTCCAATTAATTATAGAGGAATCGAACTGAGTGCGGATTTGCGATGTGATTTTTTGGTAGAGGATGTCCTTGTAGTTGAAATAAAAGCAGCGGAAGCCATGGCACCAATTCATGAAGCTCAATTATTAACCTATATGAAATTGTTAGAAAAGCCCAAAGGCCTACTCGTTAATTTTAATTGCGTAAATATATTTAAAGAGGGCCAAAAGACACTTGTAAACGCTCATTTTAGAACCCTCCCTCCACACTAA
- a CDS encoding DUF2723 domain-containing protein: MKNYQKLNNVVGWATFLVAAFVYLSTMEPTASFWDCGEYIATSFKLEVGHPPGAPLFNLLGRFFTLFASDISGKAMMVNSMSALASAFTILFLFWSITAFAKKIALRSGEMTQGKLIAIMGSGLVGALAYTFSDSFWFSAVEGEVYASSSFFTAIVFWAILKWESVADEPHSERWIVLIAYLMGLSIGVHLLNLLAIPAITFVYYYKKFTPSRKGFILTGILSVIILVIIQNGIVPKVVSFSAKTELLFVNTFGMPFNSGTIFFFAVLIGGIIWGLNYTSKKNKPVANTVILCFSVILIGYSSFFTLIIRSQANTPMDENNPENAVTLLAYLNREQYGDWPIGYGQYFNAPLDPANPYSDGNPVYTKDEAKGEYIITDDRKSSVPNYDPAFCTVFPRMWSSQSNHVSGYKDWTDFKGTPVRTTNNRGEPETIMKPTFGENMKYFFNYQIGHMFVRYFMWNFSGRQNDVQGHGSILKGNWMSGIPFIDNGRIGSQTKVSESFKNNKARNTFYMLPFLLGAIGLIFHIRKDTQDALIVGLLFFFTGLAIVIYLNQSPYQPRERDYAYVGAFYAFAIWIGLGAYAIFDFLSKKISPQGAAVAATALGLLAAPVLMAKDGWNDHSRAHRYTARDFAFNYLNSCAPNAILFTNGDNDTFPLWYAQEVEGMRTDVRVVNLSLAQTDWYIDQMRRKAYDSEPVPLTLTANQVRQGTRDYVPIYKNPNMGIDTGKYYNIQDLIKFVASENPDDKVEMQSGQLFSYLPTNKVFIPVDSAQVVNDGTVPKELAANVSKGITWNIKKNYILKNDLVIFDILASNNWKRPIYFAVTVGDDAYMNLEPYFQLEGLAYRLIPARFPQPMDGQSGRVNTDLMYKNVMEKFVWGGMDKSDIYMDENNIRMTMNLRNNFARLADQLMAEGKKDKAIKALDKCMEVMPEKIIAYNFFMMPVAEAYYKAGEFEKGNKLVKRLAEIYKGDLEYYFSLRPALSATIDTEKQQAMSVISRLMMMSKNYKQDALSKELEKDFTKLQSQYGS, from the coding sequence ATGAAGAATTATCAAAAATTAAATAATGTTGTTGGCTGGGCAACCTTTCTGGTAGCGGCTTTCGTATATTTGAGCACCATGGAACCCACCGCCAGTTTTTGGGACTGCGGGGAGTACATCGCTACCTCTTTTAAATTAGAAGTGGGTCACCCTCCCGGTGCGCCGTTATTTAACCTTTTAGGAAGATTTTTCACTTTGTTTGCCAGCGATATCAGCGGCAAAGCAATGATGGTGAACAGTATGTCGGCTTTAGCCAGTGCCTTTACTATTTTATTTTTGTTTTGGAGCATTACCGCTTTCGCGAAGAAGATTGCCTTACGCAGCGGCGAAATGACACAAGGCAAATTGATTGCCATTATGGGAAGCGGTTTAGTGGGTGCTTTAGCCTATACTTTTTCTGATTCCTTTTGGTTTTCGGCTGTAGAAGGTGAGGTTTATGCTTCTTCTTCTTTCTTTACTGCTATTGTGTTTTGGGCCATTTTAAAATGGGAAAGTGTTGCCGATGAGCCTCATTCCGAGCGTTGGATTGTATTGATTGCCTATTTAATGGGTTTAAGTATTGGTGTCCATTTGTTGAACTTGCTTGCCATTCCTGCCATTACCTTCGTGTACTATTATAAAAAATTCACTCCATCCCGCAAGGGTTTTATCCTTACCGGGATTCTTTCGGTGATCATTTTAGTTATTATTCAAAACGGTATTGTTCCTAAAGTAGTAAGCTTTTCGGCTAAAACCGAATTGCTCTTTGTGAACACCTTTGGGATGCCATTTAACAGTGGAACCATTTTCTTTTTTGCGGTGTTGATTGGTGGAATTATTTGGGGCTTAAACTACACCAGTAAAAAGAACAAACCCGTTGCCAATACAGTTATTCTTTGCTTTAGTGTGATATTAATCGGATACTCTTCCTTCTTCACTTTGATTATCCGCTCACAAGCAAATACTCCAATGGATGAAAACAATCCTGAAAACGCCGTAACCTTGCTTGCTTACCTCAACCGCGAGCAATACGGCGATTGGCCAATTGGCTACGGACAATATTTTAATGCACCACTTGATCCTGCGAATCCTTACAGCGATGGAAATCCGGTGTATACCAAAGATGAAGCTAAAGGAGAATATATAATTACAGACGACCGTAAAAGTTCTGTTCCCAACTACGACCCTGCATTTTGCACTGTTTTTCCGCGTATGTGGAGCAGTCAAAGCAATCACGTTTCGGGCTATAAAGACTGGACCGATTTTAAAGGTACTCCTGTACGTACCACCAACAACCGCGGGGAACCTGAAACGATTATGAAGCCTACTTTTGGTGAAAACATGAAGTACTTCTTTAACTACCAAATTGGGCACATGTTTGTGCGCTATTTCATGTGGAATTTTAGTGGCCGTCAAAACGATGTTCAAGGGCATGGCAGCATTTTAAAAGGAAACTGGATGAGTGGTATTCCGTTTATCGACAATGGCCGTATTGGCTCACAAACCAAGGTTTCGGAGTCTTTCAAAAATAATAAAGCACGCAATACGTTTTACATGTTACCCTTTTTATTAGGTGCCATAGGTTTGATTTTTCACATCCGCAAAGACACGCAAGATGCGCTGATTGTTGGGCTTTTATTTTTCTTTACCGGATTGGCTATTGTGATTTATTTGAATCAATCGCCTTACCAGCCGCGTGAACGGGATTATGCCTATGTGGGCGCATTTTATGCCTTTGCCATTTGGATTGGATTAGGGGCTTATGCGATATTTGATTTCTTAAGTAAAAAGATTTCGCCTCAAGGTGCTGCGGTTGCTGCTACAGCGCTTGGTTTACTAGCTGCACCGGTATTGATGGCAAAGGATGGTTGGAACGATCACAGCCGTGCGCACCGTTATACTGCACGCGATTTTGCTTTCAATTATTTGAACTCTTGTGCACCCAATGCTATCTTATTTACCAACGGCGATAACGATACTTTCCCTTTGTGGTATGCACAAGAAGTGGAAGGAATGCGTACGGATGTGCGTGTGGTGAACTTAAGTCTGGCACAAACCGATTGGTATATTGATCAGATGCGCCGTAAAGCTTACGACTCAGAACCTGTACCCTTAACACTTACTGCCAACCAAGTAAGACAAGGAACACGTGATTATGTGCCCATCTACAAAAATCCAAACATGGGCATTGATACCGGAAAATATTACAACATACAAGATTTGATAAAATTCGTGGCGAGCGAAAACCCGGACGATAAAGTGGAAATGCAATCGGGACAATTGTTTAGTTATTTGCCCACCAATAAAGTTTTTATTCCGGTTGATTCGGCACAAGTGGTAAACGATGGTACAGTTCCCAAAGAGCTTGCTGCCAACGTTTCTAAAGGAATTACCTGGAACATTAAAAAGAATTATATCCTTAAAAACGACTTGGTAATTTTTGATATTCTCGCTTCCAATAACTGGAAACGCCCTATTTATTTTGCAGTAACGGTTGGGGACGATGCTTACATGAACTTGGAGCCTTATTTTCAATTGGAAGGCTTGGCTTATCGCCTGATACCGGCTCGTTTTCCGCAACCTATGGATGGACAATCGGGTCGTGTAAATACCGACTTGATGTACAAAAATGTGATGGAAAAATTTGTGTGGGGTGGGATGGATAAAAGTGACATTTACATGGATGAAAACAACATCCGCATGACCATGAACTTACGCAACAATTTTGCTCGTTTGGCGGATCAGTTGATGGCAGAAGGCAAGAAAGATAAGGCTATTAAAGCTTTGGATAAATGCATGGAAGTGATGCCTGAAAAAATTATTGCCTATAACTTTTTTATGATGCCTGTAGCTGAAGCTTACTACAAAGCAGGAGAATTCGAAAAAGGAAATAAATTGGTGAAACGTTTAGCCGAAATTTATAAAGGTGACTTGGAATATTATTTCTCTTTGCGTCCGGCTTTATCTGCTACCATCGATACCGAAAAACAACAAGCTATGAGTGTTATTTCTCGCTTGATGATGATGAGTAAAAACTACAAACAAGATGCCTTATCTAAGGAGCTTGAGAAGGACTTTACTAAATTACAAAGTCAGTACGGTAGTTAA
- a CDS encoding fasciclin domain-containing protein, producing MKTKSKLIVGCCTLALFVACNSGTETPVASSETTAESAAPLTGQSGVQDDVSQKNVVQIAVGSKDHTTLVTAVKAAELVDVLSNAGPFTVFAPVNAAFDKLPAGTVEGLLKPESKEALQDILQYHVSVAVYNVDQFTDGQVIGQVNGGNISLSVKDGKVMINGKATIVASIKASNGVIHVIDEVLLPPKN from the coding sequence ATGAAAACTAAATCTAAACTTATTGTTGGATGTTGCACGTTAGCTTTGTTTGTGGCTTGCAATTCCGGAACTGAAACACCCGTTGCATCAAGCGAAACGACAGCTGAATCTGCAGCACCACTAACAGGACAATCCGGAGTTCAGGACGATGTTTCTCAAAAAAATGTGGTGCAAATTGCCGTAGGAAGTAAGGATCATACCACATTGGTTACTGCTGTAAAAGCTGCTGAGCTTGTAGATGTTTTAAGTAATGCGGGACCATTTACCGTGTTTGCACCGGTTAACGCGGCTTTCGATAAATTACCAGCAGGTACGGTGGAAGGTTTGTTAAAACCAGAGTCCAAGGAAGCACTCCAAGATATTTTACAATACCATGTGAGTGTAGCAGTTTACAATGTGGATCAATTTACTGACGGGCAGGTAATCGGACAAGTTAATGGTGGAAATATTTCGCTTTCTGTGAAAGATGGAAAGGTGATGATTAATGGTAAGGCAACAATTGTAGCTTCAATAAAAGCGAGTAATGGTGTAATTCACGTAATTGACGAGGTACTTCTGCCTCCTAAGAACTAA
- a CDS encoding group III truncated hemoglobin, with protein MKKDIENRDDIVLLVNRFYEKVKADELISYLFSEVIPVNWEKHLPTMYNFWENILFFTGAYTGQPMSLHQHLHHISSLKLEHFERWNKLFDDSVDELFEGHQATTAKAKAHSISTVMQIKILNVHNPI; from the coding sequence ATGAAAAAGGACATTGAAAACCGTGATGATATAGTACTCTTGGTGAATCGATTTTATGAAAAGGTAAAGGCTGATGAATTAATAAGCTACCTATTTAGCGAAGTTATTCCCGTAAATTGGGAAAAGCATTTACCCACCATGTATAATTTCTGGGAGAATATTTTATTCTTTACCGGTGCATATACAGGTCAACCCATGAGTTTGCACCAACATTTGCATCATATATCCTCGCTGAAATTAGAGCATTTTGAACGCTGGAATAAACTCTTTGACGATTCGGTGGATGAATTATTTGAGGGGCATCAAGCAACTACTGCAAAAGCCAAAGCGCACAGTATTTCTACTGTGATGCAAATAAAAATTTTAAATGTTCACAATCCCATCTAG
- a CDS encoding ABC transporter permease subunit → MNKIIKYAIVDILRSKLVLFYTLFLFLISMGVFELDDNVSKGLLSLLNLILFIVPLVSIIFTTIYLYNSNEFIELLVSQPIKRRTIWLSLFLGISGSLIFSFLVGAGIPILVYNQNPTGYTMVLAGCLLTVGFVSMAFLAAVLTRDKAKGIGIAIFLWLYFAVLFDGLVLFLLFQFADYPLEKAMVIVSSINPIDLSRILILLQMDISALMGYTGAVFKVFFGTPIGLLVAFLLLTLWSIIPFVISLKKFRHKDL, encoded by the coding sequence ATGAATAAAATAATAAAATATGCTATTGTAGATATACTACGAAGTAAGCTGGTATTGTTTTACACACTCTTTTTGTTTTTAATTTCAATGGGCGTTTTTGAGCTCGACGACAATGTTTCGAAAGGACTTCTAAGTCTTCTTAATCTGATTTTATTTATTGTTCCATTGGTTTCGATCATCTTTACCACTATTTACCTTTACAACAGCAACGAATTTATTGAGCTCTTGGTGAGCCAACCCATAAAACGCAGAACCATCTGGCTGAGCTTGTTTCTTGGAATTAGCGGTTCACTTATTTTTTCTTTTTTGGTTGGAGCCGGAATTCCCATTTTAGTTTACAACCAAAATCCTACTGGCTACACGATGGTGCTTGCGGGATGCTTGCTTACTGTAGGATTTGTGAGTATGGCATTTTTAGCTGCTGTGCTTACTCGAGATAAAGCAAAAGGAATTGGCATTGCAATATTCTTGTGGCTTTATTTTGCGGTATTGTTTGATGGACTTGTGCTCTTTCTACTTTTTCAATTTGCCGATTATCCGCTTGAAAAAGCCATGGTGATTGTAAGTTCAATTAACCCTATAGATTTGAGTAGGATTTTAATTTTATTGCAGATGGACATCTCTGCATTGATGGGCTATACCGGCGCTGTTTTTAAAGTTTTTTTTGGCACTCCCATAGGCTTGCTAGTTGCATTTTTGTTATTGACTTTATGGTCAATAATTCCTTTTGTTATCTCTCTAAAAAAATTTCGACACAAGGATTTATAA
- a CDS encoding ABC transporter ATP-binding protein produces the protein MIIATNLTKKFGKLTALDQVNISFNKGECVAFLGPNGSGKTTFIKCILGMVVPSSGTILFNSKNIDKDCAYRKYIGYMPQIGNYPENMTIGQIISMMKDIRQAYNAELDEELIERFELGKIMDKRMRTLSGGTRQKVSACLAFLFNAPVLILDEPTAGLDPLSSEILKKKIISEKEKGKLIIITSHVLSELDDLVTQVAYMVEGKLKVHKQLETLKSETGERKLSKAIASLMLQNQL, from the coding sequence ATGATTATTGCCACCAATTTAACAAAAAAGTTTGGAAAACTTACCGCGCTCGACCAGGTAAACATCAGCTTTAATAAAGGTGAGTGTGTTGCCTTTTTAGGTCCAAACGGTAGTGGTAAAACTACTTTTATTAAGTGCATCTTAGGCATGGTAGTACCTAGTTCCGGAACCATTTTATTCAATAGCAAGAATATTGATAAAGATTGTGCCTACCGCAAATACATCGGTTACATGCCACAAATCGGAAACTACCCTGAAAACATGACGATCGGGCAAATCATCAGTATGATGAAAGACATTCGACAGGCCTACAACGCAGAATTAGATGAAGAGTTAATCGAACGATTTGAATTAGGTAAAATAATGGACAAGCGCATGCGCACCCTTTCTGGAGGAACGAGACAAAAAGTTAGTGCCTGCTTAGCCTTTTTATTTAACGCACCCGTCTTAATATTAGATGAACCAACTGCAGGGCTAGATCCCCTCTCATCAGAAATTTTAAAGAAAAAAATTATCAGCGAAAAAGAAAAAGGGAAATTAATAATTATCACTTCTCATGTGCTTAGTGAACTGGATGATTTAGTAACACAAGTTGCCTATATGGTGGAAGGAAAATTAAAAGTACACAAGCAACTCGAAACCTTGAAATCAGAAACCGGAGAACGCAAATTGTCAAAAGCAATTGCTAGCCTTATGCTACAAAATCAATTATGA
- a CDS encoding nitrous oxide reductase family maturation protein NosD, translating to MRTYLRFVVALFIYSTCLHKAEGHQLQVGTNLAYKSIHNAISAAKTGDSVIVHAGVYHEKNIIINKSISVIGINYPILDGDYHSEIVSIKANHVLVRGFKIQHTGNGTLDDPAGIKIYDSKYVTISDNNLEDTFFGIYVQYGTSCIIKNNQLKSSGIEEQEIGNGIHCWKSDSIQIIGNSVSGHRDGIYFEFVTNSLIWLNVSKQNLRYGLHFMFSNNDSYIGNIFKNNGAGVAVMFTNHVKMFNNVFEENWGDAAYGLLLKEISDSYINGNTFSKNTVGILMEGTSRIEAQKNNFEHNGWAMKIQASCMDIAFTKNNFIANTFDVATNGSLVLNTFNGNYWDKYEGYDLNKDKVGDIPYRPISMFSMIIENNPPAMMLFRSIMVSILDKTEKILPSLTPENLKDNTPLMKALRL from the coding sequence ATGAGAACATACCTGCGTTTCGTTGTCGCTTTATTTATTTATTCCACTTGCTTGCATAAAGCAGAAGGGCACCAATTACAGGTTGGAACAAATTTGGCGTACAAAAGTATTCACAATGCTATTAGTGCCGCTAAAACAGGTGATTCCGTAATTGTACATGCAGGAGTTTATCATGAAAAAAATATTATAATCAATAAATCCATTTCAGTAATCGGAATTAATTATCCTATTCTCGATGGAGATTATCACAGCGAAATTGTTTCAATAAAAGCAAATCATGTATTAGTTAGAGGCTTTAAAATTCAGCATACCGGCAATGGAACCTTAGATGATCCGGCAGGAATAAAAATTTACGACAGCAAATATGTTACCATTAGCGACAACAATTTAGAGGATACCTTTTTCGGCATTTACGTGCAATATGGCACAAGTTGTATCATCAAAAACAATCAATTAAAATCTTCCGGCATTGAAGAACAAGAAATTGGTAACGGTATTCATTGTTGGAAAAGCGACAGCATACAAATTATCGGAAATTCAGTTAGCGGGCATCGTGATGGAATTTATTTTGAGTTTGTAACCAATTCCTTAATCTGGCTCAATGTATCCAAACAGAATTTGCGTTATGGCTTACACTTTATGTTTTCGAATAACGACAGTTACATCGGAAATATATTTAAAAATAACGGTGCAGGCGTAGCGGTAATGTTTACCAATCACGTAAAAATGTTTAACAATGTGTTTGAAGAAAATTGGGGCGATGCAGCCTATGGCCTCTTGCTGAAAGAAATTTCCGACAGTTATATTAACGGAAATACTTTTTCGAAAAACACTGTGGGAATTTTAATGGAAGGTACCAGTAGAATTGAAGCCCAAAAGAACAACTTTGAGCACAACGGCTGGGCCATGAAAATTCAGGCAAGCTGCATGGATATTGCCTTTACCAAAAATAATTTTATTGCCAATACCTTTGATGTGGCCACCAATGGCTCTTTAGTTTTAAATACGTTTAATGGTAATTATTGGGATAAATACGAAGGCTATGATTTAAATAAAGATAAGGTTGGAGACATTCCCTATCGCCCTATTAGTATGTTTTCTATGATTATTGAAAACAACCCTCCGGCCATGATGTTGTTTAGAAGTATTATGGTTTCAATTCTTGACAAAACTGAAAAAATTTTACCTTCGCTTACCCCTGAAAATTTAAAAGACAATACCCCATTAATGAAAGCACTGCGCTTATGA
- a CDS encoding nitrous oxide reductase accessory protein NosL, producing the protein MSRFSSILGLFFILLFAACSNLPEPIRVGKDNCSFCKMTISDVRFGVELVTQKGKVIKYDEIHCMLEALNSGEMQMEMIREIYFTDFCGKHLLIPSKNAFLLSSDALKSPMGGNIAVFSSNDSLLITLQKVKGKQVLWEDIFH; encoded by the coding sequence ATGTCACGATTTAGCAGTATTCTTGGACTTTTTTTCATTCTTCTTTTTGCGGCATGCAGTAATTTGCCTGAGCCTATTCGTGTTGGCAAAGACAATTGTTCCTTTTGCAAAATGACTATTAGCGATGTGCGATTTGGTGTTGAACTAGTAACACAAAAAGGAAAGGTGATTAAATACGATGAAATTCATTGTATGCTTGAAGCCTTAAATTCGGGCGAAATGCAAATGGAGATGATTCGTGAAATTTACTTTACCGACTTCTGCGGAAAGCATCTGCTAATACCATCCAAAAATGCATTTTTGCTTTCAAGTGATGCGCTAAAAAGTCCAATGGGTGGAAATATCGCCGTTTTTTCATCCAACGACAGTTTACTAATTACCCTTCAAAAAGTGAAAGGCAAACAAGTGCTTTGGGAAGACATTTTCCACTAA